A window from Mastomys coucha isolate ucsf_1 unplaced genomic scaffold, UCSF_Mcou_1 pScaffold2, whole genome shotgun sequence encodes these proteins:
- the Tcf21 gene encoding transcription factor 21, protein MSTGSLSDVEDLQEVEMLDCDSLKVDSNKEFGTSNESTEEGSNCENGSPQKGRSGLGKRRKAPTKKSPLSGVSQEGKQVQRNAANARERARMRVLSKAFSRLKTTLPWVPPDTKLSKLDTLRLASSYIAHLRQILANDKYENGYIHPVNLTWPFMVAGKPESDLKEVVTASRLCGTTAS, encoded by the exons ATGTCCACTGGCTCCCTCAGCGATGTAGAAGACCTTCAAGAAGTGGAAATGTTGGACTGTGACTCCCTAAAAGTGGACTCCAACAAGGAGTTTGGAACTTCCAACGAGAGCACCGAGGAGGGATCCAACTGCGAGAATGGGTCTCCACAGAAGGGTCGCAGTGGcctgggaaagaggaggaaggcgCCCACTAAAAAAAGCCCGCTGAGCGGGGTCAGCCAGGAGGGCAAGCAGGTCCAGCGCAACGCGGCCAATGCGCGCGAGCGGGCCCGCATGCGGGTGCTGAGCAAGGCCTTCTCCAGGCTCAAGACCACCCTGCCCTGGGTGCCCCCGGACACCAAGCTTTCCAAGCTGGACACTCTCAGGTTGGCGTCCAGCTACATCGCGCACTTAAGGCAAATCCTGGCCAACGACAAGTACGAGAACGGTTACATTCACCCAGTCAACCTG ACATGGCCCTTTATGGTGGCCGGCAAACCCGAGAGTGACCTGAAGGAAGTGGTGACCGCCAGCCGCTTGTGTGGAACCACCGCATCCTGA